The following DNA comes from Anopheles coustani chromosome 2, idAnoCousDA_361_x.2, whole genome shotgun sequence.
CGTATCTCCTTCCTTGTCTACCAGATGCTGTGCGGCATCAAGTACTTACATGCGGCCGGCATTATCCATCGCGACCTAAAGCCCTCCAACATTGTCGTGTGCAAGGACTGCACGCTCAAGATACTGGACTTTGGGCTGGCCCGCAGCGTCCAGACGAGCTTCACCATGACGCAGTACGTCGTGACGCGCCACTACCGAGCGCCCGAGATCATCCTCAACATGGAGTACGACACGAAGGTGGACATCTGGTCGATCGGATGCATCATGGCCGAGCTGATCACGGGCTCCGTGCTGTTCCCCGGCACCGATCACGTCGACCAGTGGATGCGCATCGTCGACACGCTCGGTACACCGCGCGCCGAGTTCATTGCCCGCACCACCCCCGGCACCCAGCGGTACATTAACAATCAGCCGAAGCAGGAGGGAAAACCGTTCGAGGTCCTGTTCCCGGACGACGCGTTCGATGGAACGCCCACGAACTATCCGCAGCTAACGAACGAGCTAGCGAGAGACTTTCTCCGGCGGATGCTCGCGTTCGACCCGATGGAACGGATATCGGTCGACGAGGCCCTGTTCCATCCGTACATCCACCTGTGGTACTCCGAGAAGGACGTTAACCGACCCGCCCCGGCCCCATACGATCATTCCATAGACGCCCAGAATCTCACCGTCCAGCAGTGGAAAGCGCTCCTGTACGAGGAGATACAGGACATCCAGCGAACGATGACTCTGGACGACGAACCATCGCCAAGTGCAACATTGGATCCTGCGGGAGAGGAGGGACGGTGAGCCCGGAAGAATAACCGGTGCGCCATATTTGTGTTTCCTTTTGAGGCTGTCTAAGCTATTTAGTGTTAAATTTAGGTAGGATTATGTTAGGAAGTAAAAAAGGCAAACCGAGCAGGTAAGGATGTTAATTGTTGAATTCAAAACATCTTTCGCTCGCTCGATCTCGATTTATGGTAGCACTAAATGAGGTCCTCCTGCAGACTGTTGCTTGGGTGAGAATCACACGGAAAGGaagggaggaagaagaaggaagTAAGAGCAAAGAAAGTCAACCAGGAGAAAGATTGGTCTTAAATCTTACAAACatcatgtttattaatttaattgataGCATAATTCGTAGATGTACAGTACAATTCGGACCGAACACGAGATAAAAGCGAACCTGGAGTCAGGACAAGACGCGAGGGGAAGTTTGTACGCTTCCCAGCGGGAGAGGGGGTTCTTGGCGAAACGAATATTTACACCCttcgtagaaaaataaaataaaagaaatatatgCTTCTTACTACGGCAGGTTCGGCCATTACTCGGTAGGAATGTTGCACTGTTCGAACCCTTCGAAATACTTGTGCTCGAGGATCTTTTTGGCGGAGATGCGCAACATCGGATCATAGATGAGGCACTTTTGCAGCAGATCAATACCGGCCGAGTCGAGGTTGGACACCTGACCGGCGAGATTATTCTGT
Coding sequences within:
- the LOC131267078 gene encoding stress-activated protein kinase JNK-like, giving the protein MQSHGSGEDNGAAVSQNTTTTVVSSMGGSFDYQFTLPPRFTTMGPIGIGVQGAVCAAIDLQTGRRLAVKKLSQPFRDLTFAKRAYREIKLMRLVDHPNIIKLLYAYTPQTTLESFRDVYIFTELMDSSLRNVVGISIGHDRISFLVYQMLCGIKYLHAAGIIHRDLKPSNIVVCKDCTLKILDFGLARSVQTSFTMTQYVVTRHYRAPEIILNMEYDTKVDIWSIGCIMAELITGSVLFPGTDHVDQWMRIVDTLGTPRAEFIARTTPGTQRYINNQPKQEGKPFEVLFPDDAFDGTPTNYPQLTNELARDFLRRMLAFDPMERISVDEALFHPYIHLWYSEKDVNRPAPAPYDHSIDAQNLTVQQWKALLYEEIQDIQRTMTLDDEPSPSATLDPAGEEGR